The nucleotide sequence TCCCTACCAATAGCGGAGATGGTGAAATTTCCCTCTCTGACTATCGGGGTAAATGGGTAGTGTTGTACTTTTACCCCAAAGATTTTACCTCCGGTTGTACTCTAGAAGCCCGCCGCTTTCAGCAAGATTTAGCGAAATATGCGGCTAAAAATGCTCAGATTTTGGGAGTAAGCAGGGATGATATCACTTCTCATGCCGAATTTTGTGATTCAGAAGGGTTAAAATATCCCTTATTAGCCGATACCGCCGGTAATGTCAGCAAAGCTTACGGTTCTTTGCTAGGTCCCATGTCACTACGCCATACTTATTTAATCGATCCAGATGGGATTTTAAGAGAGATTTTTCTCGGGGTTCGTCCGGCTATTCATAGTGCGGAAGTATTGGCGCGTCTAGATGAATTACAGTCAGCCAATTCCTAAAGGGTAAGATGGGCAATGCCCATCTTTTTGATAACTAGAATTGTTGTTGATAATACCGTTCTATGGCTCCTACGGCCTTTAATAACGGTGAATCTAGGTCAATCCAATCTGCCAGTTCTCGTGCTAATCCAAAAGTTAGCTTACCTAGGGAAGGCCCGAGTTGATCGTTGAGCGTGTTGTTCCTGAGCGTTTCTAATTGATCAATAACAGGATTTAACCGTTCTAGGGAAAAATCATCAGCTTGTGTCAGATTTTTCTGGTTAATCATCTGTTGACCAATCTGAATTGCTTGGTCTATAAGCTCAAGAAATTTTTCTTTTTTACTTTCCATTGTCTGGAGTTGCTTAAGGACATTGAAACTCATTCACTATCATAGGCATACCTTCAGACCATTGGATATTGGGGTCTTTTGAATCTGTAATGAATGTTTGCTGTCCTCCTCCTGGGTAACACAATGGTGGGTCTTGTGGCCCGACTATCCCCTGATATATAATCGTCCCGGCTGGAACGGTTACAGTTTCCATCATGCGAGCTTTATTTCCCCAGTTTTGGTTTAAGGCTAACTTAGTGATGACATCTGTATTCGTTCCGTAGCGATCAGTGGTTAAATATCTGCCATATTTATAGCTACCATCGTTATTATAATACCGATAGTAAACTTTAGGCTCTGTCAGTTGAATGGCTTGACATTCAGCGTTTAAAAAGGTGATAGCAATGTCTTGGGATAAAGGACATGAAGAGACAAGTTCTTGAGCGAAAGCTGGCTGTTGACTCCATAAGTTAAGGACATTAGCGATAAAAAATGTCCCTGTCAACAACAAGGTAAGCCCGATCGAAAATAATGAACGTGGCTGTAGTTTCATATTTGGTTTTTAGCTAGAGGAATAATTGATTTTCAGCCATTAATTGTAAATTTGGTTCATTATTGTCCTTCTCGGTTTTTAGAAAAAATTAATAATTAGGTGTACCAGCTTAATGAAAAGTTATTCATTAAATTTCTTCTAGTAAACTTGAATTATCAGTCACCATAATCTGACGAGCAATCTCTACACTTAACCCAATACGGTTCCCTTCACAACTAACAATAATTGAACCCCCAGAGGTAGGCGGAAGAATCTCTAATTTATTCCCAGGCTGTAAACCCAAAACAAGCAAGGGTTTAATATCTTGGGTATTGCTTAAACCCGTGATCCAAACTTGGTCACCGGCTTTAGCTTGAGTCAACGGAAAAAAAGAGTCTTCCCCCAATTCATCATTGACTTGTAAGCTTCCTTCGCTTCCTCCGATAAAATCAAATTTCCATTTTTTAGCCCGTTTCTCGGAAGTCATCCCCTTAGTTATCCCTCTAAAAAGTAAAGGTGGTGCGAATCACACCGATCACTAATCCTGAGTTACTCTTGTTGTTATCGGGTGAATCTACAAAAATGATCCCTGGAGTAATCTGAATGTTGTCAGTAAACGGAAATTGGAAAAACCCTTCTACATGAAAAGGAGAATCTTCCCGCAAACGAGAGCCATCACCTAAATTAATATTGGAAGATGTTACCCAGGGGGGTTGTCCTATAACAATACCTGCCAAACTGCCTTCTTTAATGATATCGGGAAAACCGAGAGTGATTGCCCAATTCCAAATGTCTAAATATCCTCGAGAAACTGTGCCGCCCGTGTCAGGATCTTCATAAGACTTGAGGGTTTTGGCATCGCTATAGCCGCCCCATCCACTCACGATAAAATGATCCATCAGTTTCCATTTAAAGCCTAAGCTGTAGGTATCATGATTAGTGCCCACAATGCTGTCAGTGAAAAGTCGCCCCAGTCCTCGTAAACGGCTATTACTACCCGCGTATAAGGTATTGTAGCCGTGATTATAAATCAACGCTACCCCAAAATCATCATTAGGTACATAGCCGAACTGAGCCAATGCCGCAAAAGGACCGTTAAATAAACCTTCTCCAGGTAATGGGCTTTCTTTTAAAGAGGCTAAATAACCCGCACTCCATTGAAAAGGACCGATCGTTCCCTGAAAACCTACCCCGCCGTTTTCGCCTTGATAGTAAATTGGGTTACGAGTGCCAAACACCGAGAGCGCTCCTGCGCCACCATCGCCATCGAGCGCGTTTAAGGTATTGGTAAAATCATCCCATGCCCCGCCATTGGCTTCTATCCAGGCAGAAATATTCTTATTGATGGGAAAGTTATAGTAGAGAACTTCGATGGAAACCTTACTATCTTCGGGTTGAGCAAAAGCCAGGTTAGCTTGAGGCGTTTCGGCGGTTTCTTCTAATTCCGGTACTGTTCCTGTGGCAATACGAGTAAAAAGGTTGTCTTCCCCAGTAAAACTGGTATTGAGTTCTAAACGGGTACGATGTCCAAAGGTGGTGATTTTGGGGATCTGTTCGCTTCCGTTGTTTCTCTGTCCTGTGGCTACTCCAGATATGCCAAAAACCACTTCCCCATTTAATTTGGTGGTGGTGGAAAATTGATGGTCTTCCAAGAAGGCAGCACGAGATTCTAAGTTATCGACTCTAGTGCCTAAAGCGGTTAACTCTGCCTGAAATTCTTGGGCTAATCTTCTGAGTTTTTCGAGGTCCTCTCGGACTACGGCAACTCCTTCTTGGATCATTCTTTCTAACTGGGTTAAACAGGCATTTAATCCCGCCGCAAATTCCCAACGGGTTAAGGCCCGGTCTCCTCGGAAGGTGCGGTCCGGATAGCCCACGATACAGCCATATCTTTCTACTAAACTCCGCAAAGCTTCATAAGCCCAATCACTCGGAGATACATCCCGCAATTGATTAACGTTTGTCACTTGAGACATGGGTTCGTTAGGGTTATCAACGTTAATTTGTTTTAATTGATTGCGGCGTTGAAGAAATTGTAATGCTTCTGTTTGACTAGCCATAGGAGAGGCTTCTTGAGCCACAGAAGTCTTAATGTCAACTGTCAGCAACTGAGCCATTACCATAGCTGAAGTTACTGGCAGAAGTTTCCAATATTGATTTGACATTTGCCCTCACACCAAAATTAGAGGTTGTTCTATTTATATTTTACTGGTCTTAAGAATTTTTGCTTATTAGTTTACATTTTTCAAAAGAATCTTTATCCTTTCAGGTTTTCTCAAAAAAAAGGACAAATAAGAAAAATTCTTATTAAAGTTTTGGCGGGTTTCTTAAGAAAAAACTTAAGAGTTTTTCTCCTTTAAGTCTGTAAAGTTTATGACAGGTAATCTTTAGGAAAAATTCTCATTAAAGTTTTGAGGATTCTTTAAGAGAAGACTTAAGTTTTTGTTACTTCCAGCCGGCACGGTTCATCACTTGTACGGCTTTTCCTAAGTTAGGTCCATAACTGGCGACATTCGCTAGGTCGGGTTTAAAGGCACCAAACTTGGCTAAAGCGGGAGTCAATGTAACGCCTTGAACGACGGGATATTCATTATTTCCCTGAGCAAAAAAGTTTTGGGCTTCTGGGGTGACTAAATATTCTAAAAACTTAATAGCGGCATCTCGGTTAGGCGCTGTTTTAAGAACACCCGCCCCACTGACATTAACATGAACTCCTTTAGGGGGAAAAAATACACCCACTTGTTGATAGATAGCTCGTTTAGCCGGGTCTTTATCATTGGCATAACTGGCTAAATAATAAGTATTCGCTAGGGTTAAATCTGCCGCTCCTGCGGCTACAGCTTCGATTTGTCCTTTATCATTTCCTTGAGGAGGGCGAGCAAAATTAGCCACGAACCCCCGACACCATTTTTCGGCTGCGGCTTCTCCACGTGTGGCAATTAACCAAGCGACAAAAGATTGATTATAAGTGCTACTCGAGGAGCGGCTTACTACTTTACCTTTCCATTTCGGGTTAGCTAAATCATCATAAGAAGAGAGTTGAGAGGGTTTAACCCGGTTCTTGTTATACATAATTACCCGCAAGCGCTCACTAAAAGCAAACCAGTGACCTTTGGGTTCTCTCAGGTTGGCTGGAATTTTTTGCTGTAAAATTTTTGAGTTTACTGGCGTAAAAAGTCCGGCTTGATAAGCCCGCCATAAACGCGCGGCATCTACGGTGATTAAAATGTCTGCTGGACTGTTGCGCCCTTCGCTTTTAATTCTTTCGATTAAAGGGTCTGCTTCGGCTTCTATTAGATTAACTTTAATGCCGGTTTGCTTGGTAAAGTTGTCGTATAGACGACGGTCAGTATTGTAGTGACGAGATGAATAGAGATTTACTTCCCTAGTCTGCGCTGAGATTAGGGTTAATTTACTCAGTTGACTAGCGGCGACTGCTGCGGTGGCGGCTCCGGCTCCAATAAAGACTCGTCTGGTAATTTTGTTCATCGCTATATAATGATGCGGCTCTCCACTAATGGTCAGCTAACTTGAGTTAGGATACGGAACAAGTTCCGCACTTCTGAAGATTATATCTTACATCTTTTTGCAATATATTCTCACTAATCTTGATAACTTTTTTCAATTGTCAAGAACGCTATATATAAATTAGTTATGGCTAAAAGTTAGGTAAATTGTGGAAAATTATCTCTACAGGCTTTTTTTTCAATACACCATTTCAAGTATTTTGTCAATAGATATCAGAAAATTAAATAATAATCTTTCTCAATAAGTTGAAAATAATATTTTTTAGAGACGTAAAGAGCAACGTCTCCCATCATAAAGGTTATTTTGTCGGCTCTTTTTTGGCGTAGGCTATGGATGGAATAGGGGTTTGACTGGAGTCAGAAACTTGTTGGCGACGTTCAACAATGGCTTGCCGAAAACCTAGAGCAATTAAAATATTAGAGAGGGTTAAAAAAGATTCTGCTGACCCATGTAACCAATCTATATTAGCCAACTGTTCGCCGTAATGAACCCTAGCGTATATACCTGCGGGAATCGTCACACCAACAAACACTAACAGAACATAAAAACCGATTAAAGCGAGACGCGGCATTTTACCAGAACGGGTAAGAAACCACAAAAAACCGAGATAGGGAAAGAGAGAAACTGCAAATAAAGTATCTTTAGGAAGCATAAGCCGTCAAAATGGGAAACTTAATTAGGTTTTTTTTGAGAAGAACGCCAAATCCACCAAGCCGCAGCACAGAGGGTACAATTTCCTAAAACTGTCATGGATGCTTGTACAGTGACTAACCAATCTAAGGAGGGAGTATTATCAAAAAAATGCCAAGTACAAGCGCTTAAGGCTCCTACCAAAGAGGGTAACATAGCATAGGAGAAAACACGCCAAACGCGATCACCGCTTACTTCTCCATAAGTCCAGACTAACCAAGTGGCAGCTAACCATTCTATAACACTAGAAACATGAATAATCCAAGTAGGAATTGATAGAGCGTGCATAGTTGTTTGTGTTGGGTCAATCTTTTATTATAAAGGAACAGGCGGGATCGATGCCCTACCCAAATAAGGCGGGAGCGTGAAAGCCTCGGTTTTGAGAGCGAAAGTCGTTTTTTAGACTGCCTATATAGCAACCGCCAAGGCCTCAGAACAGATGGGTGATAAGCTGTTACGCATCTAAATTATTAGTTGAGATAAAGAAGGGGGAAAGGGAAAAGGATTCAACGTTTTTTCCAAAATTAAACTTATAAAAATTCAATGCGCCTTAGTTTATGATGTTGAGTGGAAAATCATTAATGACCAATACAGTTAGGATCTACTTTAAAAAGTAATTCAAGCCCCCATCGCTAGACGGCTTGAAAAAGAGTGAAGCGGCTCAATTTTTTGTTTCTTAGCCGCAATACAATTAACCATTTAAAAAATTTATTCTAAAGAAAATGCTTTAGAGAAAGAAGAAAACTTATCTTTAATTGATTTTATCCCAGATAAAAAAGATAATTTGGGGTAATTTAATTTAATTAAGCAATTAAGTTTTATACCAATGCGTTTTCTTCCCTTTAAATAATATAAAGGATTGATATAGTTAAGAAAATATAGTAATTTATCTTGTAAACGTTCTCTTACTTGAATATAAAAAATAGGATCGATAAGCAGTGAAGATAGATGTTGCTTTTTATTAAGCAATCTTTCACGAACTTTTACGGCTAGTGATTTTATTATTGGCTCGGCTTTTATATAACTGGAAACTTCGTCAGGTAGAGGGGCACCTAAAACGTTATTTGCTAGGAAAAGGTAAAGCAAAAGTAAACGCCAATTTCCTGATAATTTGGCTTGTTTAATAATATATTTCCAATCCAAATTTTGATGAGAGTGGAGGAGTTGGGCGAGATCACATATTTGGGCTAATTGTTCCCCATATTCCATAAAGTCTTTAGCGGCTTGAGCGCAGAGAATTAGAAGTAAATCTTCTGGGGATAGATTAAGTACCTCTGTTCCCATAAGGTCAATGGGTTCAAGGCGTGCCCATAAAGTCTCAAATTTTAATCCTAGAGGGCAATAGCTGGGCGTTATTTGTTTATGTAAATCTACATTAATTCTAAAGCGCTGTTCGGAGACTCCATTAAAAGTCCACCAATTTTGATGATCTGCCCAATGTACGGGTCGTGTCTGCTTCTCAGTGCTATTGTAATAATTCCAACACACTGCTTGATGAGGGTGATAGATGTCCCATCCTCGCGTCCATGCTCTCGCTGAAAAGAGAACTTCTTCACCATAGAAGTAGATCTCGGGATCATAGGGCACTTGTTGAATAATAGACGCATCGGCAAACATAAATCCAGCCGCTATAAATGCCCCGAGTTGAGGGGTAGAACACTCGGTTAAATCTCCCTCTGACATAAGAACAAGAACGCCTGATTGATCAAAGTTAGCAGGAACGACGCGAGAAGGGATATTTGATAGCAAAGTTCTTGGAGGTTCGTAGCCAGGAGGATACGCAGTCAGGATAGCTTTTTTACTGGGACACATAGCAAGCATATCAATTAATAGTGTGTCCCATCTGGGGGCAAAGCGTATAATAAAACTTTGCCGTAACTGTAGTCAAACCTAGTCAAATCTAATCACCTCTAACAGGATTGACAAAGCGTTCAGTGGCGTGCTAGAGTGAAAACTGGCTTAAATCAAGTATATATACCCCAATGCAGTTGGTCGAGAGACACATTATTAAACCTGGACACAAATATTACCATGAGGCCGACCGCCTGTGCTTCCTGGCTAAAAATTTATACAACTGCGCTAACTACATTTATCGTCAGAATTTTTTTCGGGGAGTGGGAACCAATGCCATAGAAGTTTATCATCAACTCAAAACTTGTCCGGATTATCAAGCACTACCGGCTAAAGTTGCTCAAAATGTTTTAAGATTAGTGCTGAAAAATTGGATCAGTTATTATCAAGCTTTAAAAGCTTATGAAATCACGCCCGAAAAATTTTTAGGGAAACCGAAAATCCCGCGTTATCGTGGGACAATCTCTCTTAACAGAGAGGATGGTCGTT is from Gloeothece verrucosa PCC 7822 and encodes:
- a CDS encoding DUF3593 domain-containing protein, producing the protein MLPKDTLFAVSLFPYLGFLWFLTRSGKMPRLALIGFYVLLVFVGVTIPAGIYARVHYGEQLANIDWLHGSAESFLTLSNILIALGFRQAIVERRQQVSDSSQTPIPSIAYAKKEPTK
- a CDS encoding Fe(3+) ABC transporter substrate-binding protein encodes the protein MNKITRRVFIGAGAATAAVAASQLSKLTLISAQTREVNLYSSRHYNTDRRLYDNFTKQTGIKVNLIEAEADPLIERIKSEGRNSPADILITVDAARLWRAYQAGLFTPVNSKILQQKIPANLREPKGHWFAFSERLRVIMYNKNRVKPSQLSSYDDLANPKWKGKVVSRSSSSTYNQSFVAWLIATRGEAAAEKWCRGFVANFARPPQGNDKGQIEAVAAGAADLTLANTYYLASYANDKDPAKRAIYQQVGVFFPPKGVHVNVSGAGVLKTAPNRDAAIKFLEYLVTPEAQNFFAQGNNEYPVVQGVTLTPALAKFGAFKPDLANVASYGPNLGKAVQVMNRAGWK
- a CDS encoding GlcNAc-transferase family protein; the encoded protein is MIRFAPRWDTLLIDMLAMCPSKKAILTAYPPGYEPPRTLLSNIPSRVVPANFDQSGVLVLMSEGDLTECSTPQLGAFIAAGFMFADASIIQQVPYDPEIYFYGEEVLFSARAWTRGWDIYHPHQAVCWNYYNSTEKQTRPVHWADHQNWWTFNGVSEQRFRINVDLHKQITPSYCPLGLKFETLWARLEPIDLMGTEVLNLSPEDLLLILCAQAAKDFMEYGEQLAQICDLAQLLHSHQNLDWKYIIKQAKLSGNWRLLLLYLFLANNVLGAPLPDEVSSYIKAEPIIKSLAVKVRERLLNKKQHLSSLLIDPIFYIQVRERLQDKLLYFLNYINPLYYLKGRKRIGIKLNCLIKLNYPKLSFLSGIKSIKDKFSSFSKAFSLE
- a CDS encoding FeoA family protein, whose product is MTSEKRAKKWKFDFIGGSEGSLQVNDELGEDSFFPLTQAKAGDQVWITGLSNTQDIKPLLVLGLQPGNKLEILPPTSGGSIIVSCEGNRIGLSVEIARQIMVTDNSSLLEEI
- a CDS encoding DUF2499 domain-containing protein — its product is MHALSIPTWIIHVSSVIEWLAATWLVWTYGEVSGDRVWRVFSYAMLPSLVGALSACTWHFFDNTPSLDWLVTVQASMTVLGNCTLCAAAWWIWRSSQKKPN
- a CDS encoding iron uptake porin produces the protein MSNQYWKLLPVTSAMVMAQLLTVDIKTSVAQEASPMASQTEALQFLQRRNQLKQINVDNPNEPMSQVTNVNQLRDVSPSDWAYEALRSLVERYGCIVGYPDRTFRGDRALTRWEFAAGLNACLTQLERMIQEGVAVVREDLEKLRRLAQEFQAELTALGTRVDNLESRAAFLEDHQFSTTTKLNGEVVFGISGVATGQRNNGSEQIPKITTFGHRTRLELNTSFTGEDNLFTRIATGTVPELEETAETPQANLAFAQPEDSKVSIEVLYYNFPINKNISAWIEANGGAWDDFTNTLNALDGDGGAGALSVFGTRNPIYYQGENGGVGFQGTIGPFQWSAGYLASLKESPLPGEGLFNGPFAALAQFGYVPNDDFGVALIYNHGYNTLYAGSNSRLRGLGRLFTDSIVGTNHDTYSLGFKWKLMDHFIVSGWGGYSDAKTLKSYEDPDTGGTVSRGYLDIWNWAITLGFPDIIKEGSLAGIVIGQPPWVTSSNINLGDGSRLREDSPFHVEGFFQFPFTDNIQITPGIIFVDSPDNNKSNSGLVIGVIRTTFTF
- a CDS encoding peroxiredoxin, yielding MSRRTVLSVLLALVLAVLTWFNTTYTAAALGGAQPSLNQPAPEFTLPTNSGDGEISLSDYRGKWVVLYFYPKDFTSGCTLEARRFQQDLAKYAAKNAQILGVSRDDITSHAEFCDSEGLKYPLLADTAGNVSKAYGSLLGPMSLRHTYLIDPDGILREIFLGVRPAIHSAEVLARLDELQSANS